A region from the Spirochaeta thermophila DSM 6192 genome encodes:
- a CDS encoding methyltransferase domain-containing protein — protein MFILTTHPGLEDIVEAELTRTLTARGLPAGKRIRKPFGLKGNVLYHHPDPEDHAIPVLSSLHSIYHIKRYHTHLEVPEGRDILGFIQEALTTLSFPHLEEASSFRILSERVGDHPFTHMDIERAAGEILHTTYRCPVNLTSPEVTICVDLYDRHVLVGELLSRPRFYTRYEKPYHPRVSLKPPLAYGLLHLSGIFNDPGPLLDPFCGAGTILLEAADLLPEGLPICGLDISWRAFSGTARNLEAEGFERKVRLVLGDARRLSSYFPPESFQYIVTDPPFGVKLGRRLDFEDLFSAFLEEASLVLKPGGTMVFLTMHWRIISRLLGDREDLVVIHRRRVEESTLRPHMVVLRKT, from the coding sequence GTGTTCATCCTCACCACACACCCCGGCCTCGAAGACATAGTGGAAGCCGAGCTTACCCGCACACTCACGGCCCGCGGACTCCCCGCGGGAAAACGCATCAGAAAACCCTTTGGCCTCAAAGGCAACGTCCTGTACCACCACCCCGACCCCGAAGACCACGCCATCCCCGTCCTCTCCTCCCTCCACTCCATCTACCACATCAAACGCTACCACACCCACCTCGAAGTACCGGAAGGACGCGACATCCTCGGGTTCATCCAGGAGGCCCTCACCACCCTCTCCTTCCCCCACCTCGAGGAGGCCTCCTCGTTCCGCATCCTCTCGGAACGGGTGGGAGACCACCCCTTCACCCACATGGACATCGAACGCGCCGCGGGGGAAATCCTCCACACCACCTATCGCTGCCCGGTGAACCTCACCTCCCCGGAGGTCACCATCTGCGTCGACCTCTACGATCGCCACGTACTCGTAGGAGAACTCCTCAGCAGACCCCGCTTCTACACGAGGTATGAGAAACCCTACCACCCCAGAGTGAGCCTCAAACCGCCTCTCGCCTATGGACTCCTCCACCTCTCGGGGATCTTCAACGACCCCGGCCCGCTCCTCGACCCCTTCTGTGGAGCCGGCACCATCCTCCTCGAGGCCGCCGATCTGCTTCCCGAGGGACTCCCCATCTGCGGCCTCGACATCTCCTGGCGCGCCTTCTCAGGGACCGCCCGAAACCTCGAGGCGGAAGGCTTCGAGCGGAAGGTCCGCCTCGTCCTGGGAGACGCGAGACGACTCTCCTCCTACTTTCCGCCTGAATCCTTCCAGTACATCGTCACCGATCCACCCTTCGGCGTAAAGCTCGGCCGGCGGCTCGACTTCGAGGATCTCTTCAGTGCCTTCCTTGAAGAAGCCTCCCTCGTCCTCAAGCCCGGAGGCACCATGGTCTTCCTCACCATGCACTGGCGCATCATCTCCCGCCTTCTCGGAGACCGCGAGGATCTCGTGGTGATCCACAGACGCCGCGTCGAGGAGTCCACCCTGCGGCCGCACATGGTCGTCCTGAGGAAAACGTAG
- a CDS encoding efflux RND transporter periplasmic adaptor subunit — protein MRRLILLTTGVLLLLAACMPTTPTPQAASQEQEPVFAVATTTAVSGSLYDYLDLSGDVEPASTVEAYADTAGKLTRLYVDVGDRVQKGQVIAEVDPSRPGVEFVPSPVRAPISGTVVSLPLHIGSTVVQSLAVARISDLTDLEIVASVPERFIGRMQQGARAIVTFAAYPGETFEAVLTETSPVVDRNTRSLEIRLSFTSRDPRIKPGMFAQFKLITEERRKTVKIPEEALLSRDGSTFVFVVQRTGEEARVERREVVPGIRISGKAEILEGLSAGEEVVVEGQSFLDDGVKVQVVKQVPPLPVEDRVE, from the coding sequence ATGAGACGACTCATACTCCTCACCACCGGCGTGCTCCTTCTTCTCGCTGCGTGCATGCCGACGACCCCCACCCCCCAGGCCGCATCCCAGGAACAGGAACCGGTCTTCGCCGTGGCCACCACCACCGCGGTCTCGGGTTCGCTCTACGACTATCTCGATCTTTCGGGCGACGTGGAACCGGCCTCCACTGTGGAGGCCTATGCCGACACCGCAGGCAAGCTCACCCGCCTCTACGTGGACGTCGGGGACCGGGTCCAGAAGGGCCAGGTCATCGCAGAGGTGGACCCATCCCGCCCCGGCGTGGAGTTCGTTCCCAGCCCGGTGCGGGCCCCCATCTCGGGGACGGTGGTCTCGCTCCCTCTCCACATAGGGAGTACCGTGGTGCAGAGCCTCGCCGTGGCGAGGATATCCGATCTCACGGACCTCGAGATCGTGGCATCCGTACCCGAACGCTTCATCGGCAGGATGCAGCAGGGTGCGCGGGCCATCGTCACCTTCGCCGCCTATCCAGGCGAGACATTCGAGGCCGTGCTCACCGAGACGAGCCCGGTGGTGGACCGAAACACGCGCTCCCTCGAGATACGGCTCTCTTTCACCTCTCGAGACCCGAGGATAAAGCCCGGCATGTTCGCCCAGTTCAAGCTCATCACCGAGGAGCGGCGGAAGACCGTGAAGATACCTGAAGAGGCCCTCCTCTCCAGGGACGGGAGCACCTTCGTGTTCGTGGTGCAACGCACCGGCGAGGAGGCGCGCGTCGAACGGAGGGAAGTGGTACCCGGTATCCGCATCTCGGGCAAGGCGGAGATCCTGGAGGGCCTTTCTGCCGGCGAGGAAGTCGTGGTGGAGGGCCAGTCCTTCCTCGACGACGGGGTGAAGGTACAGGTGGTGAAGCAGGTGCCACCCCTTCCGGTGGAAGATCGCGTGGAATAG
- a CDS encoding PG0541 family transporter-associated protein, which yields MRRIEIIANHSVEEDLFDLFEERGIGRHYTLIPQVQGSGTSGPRKGDHIWPETNFVLVVYADEEEAAKIRQAVADLKKVFPDEGIKLFEMPCTFQE from the coding sequence GTGAGACGGATAGAGATCATCGCCAACCACTCGGTCGAGGAGGACCTCTTCGACCTGTTCGAGGAACGGGGCATAGGTCGGCACTACACCCTCATCCCCCAGGTCCAGGGTTCGGGGACCTCGGGTCCGAGGAAAGGCGATCACATCTGGCCTGAGACGAACTTCGTGCTCGTCGTCTACGCGGACGAGGAGGAGGCGGCGAAGATACGGCAGGCGGTGGCTGATCTGAAGAAGGTCTTTCCCGACGAGGGGATCAAACTGTTCGAGATGCCCTGTACGTTTCAGGAATGA
- a CDS encoding alpha/beta hydrolase, whose product MRPAIPLLLTILLTSCATINPTHDETLPLRTTLSRLLPPLSPLSTPPGEGPLGDYARTTLIPEDYPDTTYLLGTIPAGHHTLCVHLFRHHTHSRGTVLVLHGYATDSSLYGALARTLIEEEWDVVLIDLPGHGLSTGERGGAWPDFSIYGDTVQHTLNALSPHLRRPLTAIGHSTGALALIDHTTHYPSPFIRLVLFAPLIHTRAYSLLATAHTLTSPFVRHVRALSRTPLGLRIFPLSWFEGLKTWEASTRLIPRIPAPPTLLILAGEDTVVDNTYNRTFLQERLPVLYTALVPTADHFELDSGAPHPAVLSLITRFLRNTTLHPPSGL is encoded by the coding sequence ATGAGGCCAGCCATCCCCCTCCTCCTCACCATCCTCCTCACCTCCTGCGCCACCATCAACCCCACCCACGACGAGACCCTCCCTCTCAGGACCACCCTCTCCCGCCTCCTCCCACCCCTGAGTCCCCTCTCCACCCCCCCAGGAGAAGGCCCCCTCGGGGACTATGCCCGTACCACCCTCATCCCCGAAGACTATCCCGACACTACCTACCTCCTCGGCACCATCCCCGCCGGCCACCACACCCTCTGCGTCCACCTCTTCCGCCACCACACCCACAGTCGCGGCACCGTGCTCGTACTCCACGGCTACGCCACCGACTCCTCGCTCTACGGAGCCCTCGCCCGCACGCTCATCGAAGAGGAATGGGACGTGGTCCTCATCGATCTCCCAGGTCACGGCCTCTCCACGGGCGAACGAGGTGGGGCGTGGCCCGACTTCTCGATCTACGGAGACACCGTCCAGCATACCCTCAACGCCCTTTCACCCCACCTCCGCCGCCCCCTCACCGCCATAGGCCACAGCACCGGCGCCCTCGCCCTCATCGACCACACCACACACTACCCCTCCCCCTTCATCCGCCTCGTCCTCTTCGCCCCACTCATCCATACCAGGGCCTACTCCCTCCTCGCCACCGCCCACACCCTCACGAGCCCCTTCGTCCGACACGTGAGAGCCCTCTCCCGCACCCCGCTCGGCCTCCGCATCTTCCCCCTCTCCTGGTTCGAAGGGCTCAAGACATGGGAAGCGAGCACCCGTCTCATCCCCCGCATCCCCGCCCCTCCCACCCTCCTCATCCTCGCAGGAGAGGACACCGTGGTGGACAACACGTACAACCGCACCTTCCTTCAGGAACGACTCCCCGTCCTCTACACCGCCCTGGTACCCACCGCCGACCACTTCGAACTCGACTCAGGCGCCCCCCACCCCGCAGTCCTCTCCCTCATCACCCGATTTCTCCGGAACACGACCCTTCACCCCCCGTCCGGTTTATGA
- a CDS encoding TolC family protein encodes MRLHSKRVLCVLLYAVLAVPLWPEETLVLTLEDAVSQALANNLSIRRTRLDLESRKLTRDTVFNQFYPRITAGVTLSRLHEAPGTVTGLIPDPTSEIAPGSGIYERVLSFEQELPHTWTLSTSLQASLTLTFQLVGGIELAFKDYERGLVTLEKVQKQVERDVRKAFYQLILSREQLSIMEESLKASEARYRQTERLFQNGLVDRQTLLSARVAWESMKPQIAQLSMAYENALLNFKMLLGMDLERPVVLEGEITTPALSPTSIDLARFSLDRSPEIQELAKALQMQRIQREITTSSRLPVLTFTVTADPTFQGDPFADPWFEDVDTMWTQRSGMFGVTLTIPVDPWIPASQTWVNLSNQERSLEAMELQLEEALRATYLRARSLLDSIRTAQENLKAHEANLELARTSYQLAEEAYGSGLKDLVAVMDAETQLRQAQFSVLSDRIQILTNLIDLSYTLNVPFETLIGGQE; translated from the coding sequence ATGAGGCTGCACAGCAAGAGAGTCCTCTGCGTACTGCTCTATGCGGTACTCGCCGTCCCCCTCTGGCCGGAGGAGACCCTCGTCCTCACCCTCGAAGACGCGGTCTCCCAGGCCTTGGCCAACAACCTGTCGATACGAAGGACCCGACTCGACCTTGAGAGCAGGAAGCTCACGAGGGATACGGTCTTCAACCAGTTCTACCCCCGCATCACGGCGGGCGTCACGCTGAGCAGGCTCCACGAGGCGCCCGGCACGGTGACCGGGCTGATCCCCGATCCCACCTCGGAGATTGCCCCGGGATCAGGTATATACGAGAGGGTCCTCTCTTTCGAGCAGGAGCTCCCCCACACCTGGACACTCTCCACCAGCCTCCAGGCGAGCCTCACCCTCACCTTCCAGCTCGTGGGAGGCATCGAACTCGCCTTCAAGGACTACGAGCGGGGGCTCGTGACCCTCGAGAAGGTGCAGAAACAGGTGGAGCGCGACGTGCGCAAGGCCTTCTACCAGCTCATACTGAGCAGGGAGCAACTCTCCATCATGGAGGAGAGCCTCAAGGCCTCCGAGGCCCGCTATCGGCAGACCGAACGGCTCTTCCAGAACGGGCTCGTGGATCGCCAGACCCTCCTCTCGGCCAGGGTGGCATGGGAGTCCATGAAACCTCAGATTGCCCAGCTCTCCATGGCCTACGAGAACGCCCTCCTCAACTTCAAGATGCTCCTCGGCATGGATCTGGAACGCCCCGTGGTCCTGGAAGGGGAGATCACCACCCCGGCACTCTCGCCCACATCCATCGATCTCGCCCGTTTCTCCCTCGACAGGAGTCCCGAGATCCAGGAACTCGCGAAGGCCCTCCAGATGCAACGCATCCAACGGGAGATCACCACCTCTTCCCGCCTCCCGGTCCTCACCTTCACCGTCACCGCGGATCCCACCTTCCAGGGCGATCCGTTCGCGGATCCCTGGTTCGAGGACGTGGACACCATGTGGACCCAGCGCTCTGGGATGTTCGGGGTGACGCTCACCATACCGGTCGACCCCTGGATACCGGCCTCCCAGACATGGGTGAACCTGTCGAACCAGGAGAGGAGTCTCGAGGCCATGGAGCTGCAACTGGAAGAGGCCTTGCGCGCCACCTACCTCAGGGCGAGGTCCCTCCTCGACTCCATCCGGACGGCGCAGGAGAACCTCAAGGCCCATGAGGCCAACCTCGAGCTCGCCCGCACCTCGTACCAGCTCGCGGAAGAGGCGTATGGATCGGGCCTCAAGGACCTCGTGGCGGTGATGGACGCCGAGACCCAGCTCCGTCAGGCGCAGTTCTCTGTGCTGTCGGACAGGATACAGATCCTCACCAACCTCATCGACCTTTCCTACACCTTGAACGTACCTTTCGAGACTCTCATAGGAGGACAGGAATGA
- a CDS encoding SAM-dependent methyltransferase, with translation MKWDDDYYTRKAKREGYPARSVYKLMEIQQKYRIVSPGDRVLDLGAAPGSWSKYLLSCVGEKGLVVAVDLLPLVIGSHERLVFYQGDFTSDEVQERVDVHAPFQVIVSDAAPSTSGNRGLDTARSEALVEGILSLAGRWLVPGGNLVAKLFQGSGAQEIFRAVREGWERAYFVRPRATRRQSFEVFVVGVGRRS, from the coding sequence ATGAAGTGGGACGACGACTACTATACCAGGAAGGCGAAACGGGAGGGGTATCCGGCCCGTTCGGTCTACAAGCTGATGGAGATTCAACAGAAGTACCGGATCGTGAGCCCGGGGGACAGGGTCCTGGATCTGGGAGCCGCGCCGGGGAGCTGGAGCAAGTATCTCCTCTCGTGTGTGGGGGAGAAGGGGCTCGTGGTGGCGGTGGACCTCCTTCCCCTCGTGATCGGCTCCCACGAGAGGCTCGTCTTCTATCAGGGCGATTTCACGTCCGACGAGGTGCAGGAGAGGGTCGATGTCCACGCTCCGTTCCAGGTGATCGTGAGCGATGCCGCGCCCTCGACGAGCGGTAACAGGGGGCTCGATACGGCCCGGTCCGAGGCCCTGGTGGAGGGGATACTCTCCCTGGCCGGACGCTGGCTTGTCCCGGGAGGCAATCTGGTGGCGAAGCTCTTCCAGGGGAGTGGCGCCCAGGAGATCTTCAGGGCCGTACGTGAGGGGTGGGAGAGGGCCTATTTCGTCAGGCCTCGGGCGACGAGGAGGCAGTCCTTCGAGGTGTTCGTGGTGGGGGTGGGGAGGCGTTCATGA
- a CDS encoding peptidase U32 family protein translates to MHGHERRPEILAPAGSFAAGIHALEAGVDALYVGLPRFSARAFARNVDMDGLSRLLGAARVRGARVYVALNTLLMDEELPEVCRILEVLSLMGIDGLIVQDLGLIRIVRERFPRLELHASTQMGIHNPDGARVLRDLGARRVILARELELREIARIVEEVPELEYEVFVHGAMCYSVSGMCLASGLLLGRSGNRGVCAQVCRTWQEGPRGEGYYFSMRDLALGERVRELVRVGVRALKIEGRMKSPAYVRAVVGWYRALLEGRGAEGMEEEVRAAFARPWCGGHLEGHEGLVEEGYAGHVGVEAGRVVGAGEGWVEVALEREVGVRDGVGVLLEGRGVRKEGVWWGVERLEVGGRARTTARAGERARIPAPRPVPPGTPLLLASRHDATLPEPSPASFPPSPLHIPLTLHLTPTTLTLTARLPLRTLTRTYPITLSPAHTPHTTLTLLRTLLASYAPPTAPPSPPTSPSPPTPTSPSPSLTSSSPPPSSKPSAGTSSPHWKTSSHSPSPSPSIHPPSPPLPSVTPSPPKAPSPSPHASPPSPPPCSPPSPSPPFPIPSPSSPSPPPPSPTRKDSPNSSTSSTGTRTPDFSSASTTPPTSSGPAPSTNTTPTAPSSSSTTSSTARTGPPSPSSPPTSPPSSSPTHGSKTRATAPSTTTSPHPSSSPGSATAPPP, encoded by the coding sequence ATGCATGGTCACGAGAGGAGACCCGAGATACTCGCCCCCGCGGGGAGCTTCGCCGCGGGAATCCATGCGCTCGAGGCAGGGGTGGATGCCCTCTACGTGGGGCTGCCGCGTTTCTCGGCCCGGGCCTTCGCGAGGAACGTGGACATGGATGGGCTCTCGCGACTCCTCGGGGCTGCGAGGGTGCGGGGGGCACGGGTCTACGTGGCCCTCAACACCCTGCTCATGGACGAGGAACTCCCCGAGGTGTGCCGCATCCTCGAGGTGCTCTCACTCATGGGGATAGACGGGCTCATCGTACAGGATCTCGGGCTCATCCGGATCGTGCGTGAGCGGTTCCCCCGGCTCGAGCTCCACGCATCCACCCAGATGGGGATCCACAACCCGGATGGGGCGCGGGTCCTGCGGGATCTGGGGGCGCGGCGGGTGATACTCGCACGGGAGCTGGAGCTTAGGGAGATCGCCCGGATCGTGGAGGAGGTGCCCGAGCTGGAGTACGAGGTGTTCGTGCACGGGGCGATGTGCTACAGCGTCTCGGGGATGTGCCTGGCCTCGGGGCTGCTCCTGGGACGGTCGGGGAACAGGGGGGTGTGCGCCCAGGTGTGCAGGACGTGGCAGGAGGGGCCGAGGGGCGAGGGGTACTACTTCTCCATGCGGGATCTCGCCCTGGGGGAGCGGGTGAGGGAGCTGGTAAGGGTGGGGGTGCGGGCGCTCAAGATAGAGGGGAGGATGAAGTCCCCTGCGTACGTCCGCGCGGTGGTCGGGTGGTATCGCGCCCTGCTCGAGGGGAGGGGGGCGGAGGGGATGGAGGAGGAGGTGCGGGCGGCGTTCGCACGGCCGTGGTGCGGGGGGCACCTGGAGGGGCACGAGGGGTTGGTGGAGGAGGGGTACGCGGGGCACGTGGGGGTGGAGGCGGGACGGGTGGTGGGGGCGGGTGAGGGGTGGGTGGAGGTGGCGCTGGAGCGGGAGGTGGGGGTGCGGGACGGGGTGGGGGTGCTGCTGGAGGGGAGAGGGGTGAGGAAGGAAGGGGTGTGGTGGGGGGTGGAGCGCCTGGAGGTGGGAGGGCGTGCCCGCACGACGGCCCGGGCAGGCGAGCGCGCCCGCATCCCGGCCCCCCGCCCCGTCCCGCCGGGCACCCCCCTTCTCCTCGCGAGCCGCCACGACGCCACCCTCCCCGAACCCTCCCCCGCCTCCTTCCCCCCTTCCCCCCTCCACATCCCCCTCACCCTCCACCTCACCCCCACCACCCTCACCCTCACCGCCCGACTCCCCCTCCGCACCCTCACCCGCACCTACCCCATCACCCTCTCCCCCGCCCACACCCCCCACACCACCCTCACCCTCCTCCGCACCCTCCTCGCCTCCTACGCACCCCCCACCGCACCCCCTTCACCACCGACCTCACCCTCACCCCCGACCCCAACCTCACCCTCCCCCTCTCTCACATCTTCATCCCCGCCTCCGAGCTCAAAGCCATCCGCAGGGACTTCTTCTCCGCACTGGAAGACCTCCTCACACAGCCCGTCTCCCTCCCCCTCGATCCACCCACCCTCCCCACCCCTCCCCTCCGTCACACCCTCTCCCCCCAAGGCCCCCTCCCCTTCCCCACACGCCTCACCACCCTCACCCCCTCCATGCTCCCCACCCTCACCCTCCCCTCCCTTCCCCATCCCCTCACCGTCCTCCCCCTCCCCCCCACCACCTTCTCCGACCAGGAAGGACTCCCCGAACTCCTCGACCTCATCGACCGGCACCCGGACACCAGATTTCTCATCGGCCTCAACAACCCCGCCCACATCCTCTGGGCCCGCACCCTCCACGAACACCACCCCGACCGCACCTTCTTCTTCGTCGACTACCTCCTCTACTGCGCGAACCGGGCCGCCCTCACCCTCCTCGCCGCCCACATCCCCTCCCTCCTCTTCGCCTACCCATGGATCGAAAACCCGCGCCACCGCTCCCTCTACCACGACTTCACCCCACCCATCTTCATCTCCCGGGTCCGCCACAGCCCCCCCTCCATGA
- a CDS encoding efflux RND transporter permease subunit, with protein sequence MSLTRTVVGRPTTIAIVFALLVGFGLYTITNIAIDLYPEITPPVLVVSTSYAGAGPEEVEKVITRPLESVLSNVTNLKRITSTSSEGSSMLILEFTYGTDMAEAANSVRDNLEFVKDALPEEAGTPMIFKFNPSIIPILRLTVEGNRSQEELRKLAEDYIAPRLEQTEGVAMASVSGGRIPVVRVDVHLDRLEAYGITLTQIATMLRTQNVQLAGGRMTENRINYLIRTAGEFHTIEEISRAVVGYKTGQPSGGMPRVVPVLLRDVADVSMGYRTTDTMVFVNGKPSVSISVLKQSGTNSVQVADRAKERIAEIQRDLPRDVKITITRDTTESIRAALSQVSSSAVNGAILAMLVLFLFLRSVKPTLIVGLAIPISVVIALAALYFAGITLNLMTLTGLALGIGMLVDNSIVILENIFRYREKGAKPHISAILGTQEMITAITASTLTTVAVFLPIAIFQSELETIGELFADLAFTVVISLLSSLAVALLLVPVLSSHYLPLTTRKEKPLRGILKGLDGILARFFSWLEEVYGRGLSWTLRHRKTTILAVLALFVLAAVQIPRVGFEYLPEQEADSVTVQVELPLGTSVEVTREVLEQLQEIVKSEVKGYQDIMLTAGEAAFFGLGGTSTHRGSLTITLPEYSKRIDSAEVIEQKLRAHFKDFPNVSFSFSSGNQGGMGGSASPIDILVKTDDYALGKEMAYRIRDLLAEEVPEATEPRVDLQEGLPQVEVIIDRERAYAMGLNVYQIGQEIEAAIDGITASRFREGGSEYDILVSLREEDKEKIRDLERIFLTDSRGNRIPLSSVANFRTSTGPTSIQREDQTRTIHVLAGLAPGATIDKVEPKIRALIAERIPQGEGVVIEFSGDYQELIEYGTKFVLILLVAVFLVFGIMASQFESFLDPFIILFTIPLSLIGIVGIYLLTGEIFSLFTAVGLVILAGIVVNNGIVLVDYTNLLRKRNLPLFDACVEAGKNRLRPVLMTTLTTVLGLTPLAFTRGEGMSLIQPIAQTVVGGLSVSTLFTLFLIPVIYSIFNQFSERRMKRRREREASRRAAIITGGEVQQ encoded by the coding sequence ATGTCGCTCACACGAACGGTCGTGGGAAGGCCCACCACCATCGCCATCGTCTTCGCGCTCCTCGTGGGATTCGGCCTCTATACGATCACCAACATCGCCATAGACCTGTATCCCGAAATCACCCCCCCGGTGCTCGTGGTCTCCACCTCGTACGCGGGAGCGGGACCCGAGGAGGTGGAGAAGGTGATCACCCGTCCTCTCGAGAGCGTGCTCAGCAACGTGACGAACCTCAAACGCATCACCTCCACCTCGAGCGAGGGCTCGAGCATGCTCATCCTCGAGTTCACCTACGGCACCGACATGGCCGAGGCTGCCAACTCGGTGAGGGACAACCTGGAGTTCGTGAAGGACGCCCTCCCCGAGGAGGCGGGCACGCCCATGATCTTCAAGTTCAATCCCTCCATCATCCCCATCCTCAGACTCACGGTGGAAGGGAACCGGAGCCAGGAGGAGCTCCGGAAACTCGCCGAGGATTACATCGCCCCACGGCTCGAACAGACCGAAGGGGTGGCCATGGCGAGCGTGAGCGGAGGGCGCATCCCCGTGGTGCGCGTGGACGTGCACCTCGACAGGCTCGAGGCCTATGGGATCACCCTCACCCAGATCGCCACCATGCTCAGGACCCAGAACGTCCAGCTCGCCGGGGGAAGGATGACGGAGAATCGGATCAACTACCTCATCCGTACCGCGGGTGAGTTCCACACCATCGAGGAGATCTCCCGAGCCGTGGTGGGGTACAAGACCGGTCAACCCTCGGGAGGGATGCCCCGCGTGGTCCCGGTACTCCTCCGCGACGTGGCGGACGTGTCCATGGGCTACCGGACCACCGACACCATGGTCTTCGTGAACGGAAAGCCGAGCGTCTCTATCTCCGTGCTCAAGCAGAGCGGAACCAACTCGGTACAGGTGGCCGACAGGGCGAAGGAGCGCATCGCGGAGATCCAGCGGGACCTCCCCCGTGACGTGAAGATCACGATCACCCGCGACACCACCGAGAGCATCAGGGCGGCCCTGAGCCAGGTCTCCTCCTCGGCCGTCAACGGGGCCATCCTCGCCATGCTCGTACTCTTCCTCTTCCTTCGGAGTGTGAAACCCACGCTCATCGTGGGGCTCGCCATTCCCATTTCCGTAGTAATCGCCCTCGCGGCCCTCTACTTCGCCGGGATCACCCTCAACCTCATGACCCTCACCGGCCTCGCCCTGGGGATAGGGATGCTCGTCGACAACTCGATCGTGATCCTGGAGAACATCTTCCGCTACCGTGAGAAGGGGGCCAAGCCCCACATCTCCGCGATCCTCGGCACCCAGGAGATGATCACCGCCATCACGGCCTCCACCCTCACCACGGTGGCGGTCTTCCTTCCCATTGCCATCTTCCAGAGCGAGCTCGAAACCATAGGGGAGCTCTTCGCGGATCTCGCCTTCACCGTGGTGATCTCGCTCCTCTCCTCGCTCGCCGTGGCCCTCCTTTTGGTGCCGGTACTCTCGAGCCACTACCTCCCGCTCACCACCAGGAAGGAGAAACCGCTCCGGGGCATCCTCAAAGGCCTGGACGGGATCCTCGCACGGTTCTTCTCCTGGCTCGAGGAGGTCTACGGCAGGGGACTCTCCTGGACCCTCCGCCACAGGAAGACGACGATCCTCGCCGTCCTCGCACTCTTCGTCCTCGCCGCAGTCCAGATCCCGAGGGTGGGCTTCGAATACCTCCCGGAACAGGAGGCGGACAGCGTGACCGTGCAGGTGGAACTTCCGCTCGGGACCTCGGTGGAGGTGACCCGCGAGGTGCTCGAACAGCTCCAGGAAATAGTGAAATCCGAAGTGAAAGGCTACCAGGACATCATGCTCACGGCCGGCGAGGCTGCGTTCTTCGGACTGGGAGGCACGAGCACACACCGCGGGAGTCTCACCATCACGCTCCCCGAATACAGCAAGCGCATCGATTCGGCGGAGGTGATCGAACAGAAGCTGCGCGCCCACTTCAAGGACTTCCCGAACGTCTCGTTCAGCTTCTCCTCGGGAAATCAGGGAGGCATGGGTGGGTCCGCCTCTCCCATCGACATCCTGGTGAAGACAGACGACTATGCCTTGGGCAAGGAGATGGCCTACCGGATACGCGATCTCCTCGCAGAGGAGGTGCCCGAGGCCACCGAGCCACGGGTCGACCTCCAGGAAGGGCTCCCTCAGGTGGAGGTGATCATCGACCGCGAACGGGCCTACGCCATGGGACTCAACGTCTACCAGATAGGACAGGAGATAGAGGCGGCCATCGACGGGATCACGGCCTCCAGGTTCAGGGAAGGGGGATCCGAGTACGACATCCTCGTCTCCCTCAGGGAGGAGGACAAGGAGAAGATCAGGGACCTCGAGCGTATCTTCCTCACCGACAGCAGGGGCAACCGGATCCCGCTCTCCAGCGTGGCGAACTTCAGGACGTCCACGGGGCCCACGAGCATACAGCGTGAGGACCAGACACGCACCATCCACGTGCTCGCAGGGCTGGCTCCCGGGGCCACGATCGACAAGGTGGAACCGAAGATCCGCGCCCTCATCGCCGAGCGTATCCCCCAGGGCGAGGGGGTGGTGATCGAGTTCTCGGGAGACTACCAGGAGCTCATCGAGTACGGGACCAAGTTCGTCCTCATCCTCCTCGTGGCCGTCTTCCTCGTGTTCGGAATCATGGCGAGTCAGTTCGAGTCGTTCCTCGATCCGTTCATCATCCTCTTCACCATCCCGCTCTCCCTCATCGGGATCGTGGGGATCTACCTCCTCACCGGGGAGATCTTCAGCCTCTTCACCGCGGTGGGGCTCGTGATCCTCGCGGGGATCGTGGTGAACAACGGGATCGTCCTGGTGGACTACACGAACCTCCTGAGGAAGCGGAACCTGCCCCTCTTCGATGCGTGCGTGGAGGCGGGAAAGAACAGGCTCAGGCCGGTGCTCATGACCACCCTCACCACGGTCCTGGGCCTCACCCCCCTCGCCTTCACCCGGGGTGAGGGGATGAGTCTCATCCAGCCCATCGCCCAGACCGTGGTCGGCGGACTCTCGGTCTCCACCCTCTTCACGCTCTTCCTCATTCCGGTGATCTACTCGATCTTCAACCAATTCTCGGAAAGGCGCATGAAGCGGCGGCGTGAACGCGAGGCGTCACGACGGGCCGCGATCATCACAGGCGGGGAGGTACAGCAGTGA